Within the Bradyrhizobium cosmicum genome, the region AGGCCAGCGCGTAGGCCAGCGCGCAGATCTTCTGCTGGCCGAGCATGTTGAGCAGGCGCTCAACGGGGCCGATCGCGGAGCGCACCACGAGGCCGATCGCGGCGACGAACATGATGTCGTAGCCGACCGTGAATTGCGGCCCGAACAGCCAGAGCAGCGGCTTGCCGAACGCGAGCAGCACGATGGTCGCTGCCAGCGAGGGCCAGAACGTCCAGTTGATGGCGTGCGTGACATAGGCCGACAGGCGCGCCTTGTCGCCGCTCGCGTTGTATTCGGCGAAGCGATGTGCGGTCGTCGCCGACATCGCGTAATGGATGAACGAGACCAGCGCCAGCGTCTTCACCACCGCGAAGTAGACGCCGACCTCGTCGGAGGGACGGAATTGCTGGAGCACCAGCACGTCGGTGTAGGACAGCAGCAGGTAGAAGCTCTCCACCAGCAGGATCGGCAGCGACACGGCGAGCCAGCCGCCGACATCGTAGGCCTTGGGGCCGGGCTCGATGTGATCGGCCAGCTTCCGGTTCAGCACCGCCATCTGCCCGGTCATCGCGATCCAGACCGCGCCGGCGCTGGCAACCATCGCGGCGATCGCGCCAATGTGGTAGCCGAGCAGGAAGGCGCAGGCTGTGATGCCGATGATCAGCGCCTGACGGATGATGAATTGCGGCATCAATCCGAGTTGCATCCAGTCATGCGAGCGCGCGATGCCGTCCTGGGTGTTGGCGACGACGAAGGCCGGCAGCGTCATGCAGCCGATATAGAGCGGCAGCACCTCGGCCGGATCGAGCCATGGCGATGCCAGCCTGACGATGCCGGCAAGCCCGAGCGACACCAGCGCGGAGGCGGTAAAGGTGAGCCAGCGGCTGCCGGAGAGGAAGCCGCGCAGAAGCGCATGCTCGGCGCTGGTGCGGTACTCCGGAATGATTTTCTGCGCGGACGCCGAGATGCCGAAATCCAGCATGCTGCCGAGCAGGAGCACCCAGGTCCAGACATAGACATAGATGCCGTAGTCGGACGTGCCCATCCAGCGCGCCAGCAGCACCTGCGAGATATAGGCAAGGCCCGCGCTGATCACGCGGATGATGAAGATGGTGCCAGCCAGCCGCCGCGTCAGCGACGCCTCGCTCGAGCCACCCGCCAACCTGGCGCGCAGCCGCGCGATCAGCCCGGCCGGTCCGGTCGTAGCGGGTTCTGCATCCATCACGGCCAATTCGAACGACCCCCGGGCGTTCCGCGTATTGCGGCAGAGTCCGAACTAGCAACGATTCGTTAAGATTCGGTTGGGTGAATGCGGTGCCGCCTCACCCTCCGCTGTCGTCCCCGCGAACGCGGGGACCCATAACCACAGGGAGAAGTCGTAGCGCGAGCTGGCCACTCCAAGTCTTCGCCAAACCACTTCCTGTGGCTATGGGTCCCGGGCTCGCGCTGCGCGCGCCTCGGGAGGACAGCTCGAACTCAATCCAAACTCGTATTGAACTCGTACGACTTCTCCGGCCCGACCAGTGTGAACTTCAATGCTGCGCCCTCGGGCTTGGCGCCCGGGGGCAGCCCATCGAGTTCGAAGGAGAATCGCTTCACCCCTGGCGGACCGCGCTCGACTGGATCAGGAATCGGCAGCGACCACTCGGGCGTCGGTCCTTCCACGTACAGATTGACCTTGCTGTTCTCTGGCGCAACCACATCGACCACCACGTTCTTGGGCCCGTCGCGCTTGACGTCGCGGATGGTGAGCGGGTTGGGATCACCGATCGTGGCCGGCTTCGGCACCGTATCCAGTGCCGCGCGCAAGTTCGCGTCCTCGGTCGAGGCGACGCTGTTGAAGCCGAGCTCGGCATTGGCTTCGACGGGAATGCAGAGCTTTTCGCAGACCGCGTAGTTAATCTCGGCGCGCAGCGTCACCGGCTTGTCGGCGGCCTTGGCCACGATGCGCAAGGGCAGCACGACCTGGTCGTGATAGCCGATCGAATGGCCACCCGCGCCGTCGTCGAATTTCTGCGGCGCCGGCCACATGATCGTCACCGCCTCGACATTGTCCGACTTCGAGAAGTCGAACCGCGGCGGAACGCCGGAATCGCCGGGTGTTCGCCAATAGGTTTTCCACCCGGGCTGGATCTGGAAGGCGATCCCGCCGAGCAGGACCGCGCCGCTGCGCGACCCCGCGAGCAACCGCACCGCGGAATGTCCGTCGCGTTGCCACGGCGAAGCGTCGTCGGCGCGGGCCGCAAGCGCCAGTGACGACGCGAGCAAGATTGTCGCGACGCCGATTGCCGCACGTCTGGGAACTCTTGTCAGCATGGCACGTCTTTACAGGGTCGCCACCGGGCAAACCATTGAAATGCTTGTGATGAATGCACCTGATTCATGTCTCTGCAAGCCTTGATTTGACAGCGGGCCGGCCCGACATCAGGATAGGAATTGAAACCGGAGTGCTTCACCGATGGCTCCCACAGGCAAGAGAACGGGCGAAAGCACCCGCGGCGCGAGTCTCGCGCCGCCCAGTTCGGCCGATTACCTCGACGGCCGTCTCCTGATCGCGATGCCCGTGATGGGCGACGAGCGCTTTGAACGCTCGGTAATCTATCTCTGCGCCCATTCCGCCGAGGGCGCGATGGGCATCATCGTCAACCATCCCGCCGGCAGCATCGACTTCCCCGAGCTCCTGCAGCAGCTCGGCATCGTCAAGAAGGGCGAGCACATCAGGCTGCCCGAGAATGCCGAAAGTATGAAGGTACTCCGCGGTGGCCCGGTCGACACCGGGCGCGGCTTCGTGCTGCATTCCAGCGATTTCTACATCGAGAACGCGACGCTCCGGATCGACGACGGCGTCTGCCTCACCGCGACCGTGGATATCCTGCGCGCGATCGCCAACGGCTCCGGCCCCAAGCATGCCATCCTCGCGCTCGGCTATGCCGGTTGGGCGCCGGGCCAGCTCGAGACCGAGATTCAGAGCAACGGCTGGCTGCATTGCGATGCGGATGCTGATCTGATCTTCGGCGACGATGTCGACGAGAAGTACGGCCGTGCGCTTCGCAAGATCGGCATCGACCCCGGCATGCTCTCGAACGAGGCCGGGCACGCGTAGGCTGGTGCAGTAGCTGTCGCAATACTCTCCACTGTCGTCCCCGCGAACGCGGGGACCCATAACCACAGGAAGAAGTTGTTGCGCTGACGGGTAACTCCGAGTCTTCGCCAAACCACTCCCTGTGGTTATGGGTCCCGGATCTGCGCTCCGCTTCGCTACGCTTGTCCGGGACGACGGACTGAGTGTTCCTCCTACTCCGCCGCCTGCTGCTGCACGGTCGGCTCCGTCCCCGCCACCGTCGCGCGGCGCATGTCGCGGGGTTGGGACTGGTCGTAGCGGCGGACGCGGTGCATGGTCTGGCGGTTGTCCCACATCACGAGGTCATGCAGCTTCCATTTGTGGATGTAGACGAATTCCGGTTGCGTCGCGTGCTCGTTGAGGTCGCGCAGCAGCAGCCGGCCCTCCGGCACGCTCATGCCGACGATCTTGCCGGCATGCGATGACAGATACAGCGACTTGCGCCGATGCACCGGGTGCGTCCGCACCAGCCGCTGCAGTACCGGCTTGAACATCTGCTTTTCCTCGTCGGTGTATTCGGTGAAGCCGAGCGATCCCCGCGAATACATCAGCGAGTGCTCGCAGACGAGATCGTCGATCTCCGCCTTGGTTTCGTCGTCGAGCGCGTCATAGGCGGCGCGCATGTCGGCGAATTCGGTGTTGCCGCCCTTCGGGTTCACCACGCGCGCCGACAGCAGCGAGAATTTTGCCGGGATGGGACGGAACGAGCTGTCGGAATGCCACAGGCAGTTGCCGAGATTGAACAGATGTGTGCGGCTGTCTTTCGCCAGCGGCCTGCCGTCCTTGCCGAGATTGGACACGTCGTTGAGGCCCGTCTGGAGCCGGTAGTCCTGCGCCTTGGTCACGGTGCCGCCGCGCGCGTCCTCGCGCTGACCGAAATTCAGCGCAAAGGCCATCTGCTGCTCGTCGGTGATGTCCTGGTCGTGGAAGACGAGCACCGCGTATTTGTCCATGGCGGCGTCGATCTCGCGGGCCTCATCCGGCGCGAGAGGCTTGCGCAAATCGAGGCCGGAAACCTCGCCGACAAAATGTTTTTGAAGCTGCCGGATGGCGATCGTCATGGCGTTTCTCCCGCGAACCGTGAGCGGTTGCTCCCGCTCTCTTGAAGAAAAAGCTACTCCCGCTTCGGCAGATGTCAACGCTCGGCGCGCATGGCTCTCACGCGTTGCGCGCCATCAGGCCGCCGTCGACCGGGATCACGGCACCGGTGAGGAATGACGCAGCCGGCAGGCACAGGCTCAGCGTCATATGCGCGACCTCCTCGGGATCGCCGTAGCGGCCGAGTGCGGTGCGGCGCTTGGCGTAGATGGT harbors:
- a CDS encoding flippase, encoding MAVMDAEPATTGPAGLIARLRARLAGGSSEASLTRRLAGTIFIIRVISAGLAYISQVLLARWMGTSDYGIYVYVWTWVLLLGSMLDFGISASAQKIIPEYRTSAEHALLRGFLSGSRWLTFTASALVSLGLAGIVRLASPWLDPAEVLPLYIGCMTLPAFVVANTQDGIARSHDWMQLGLMPQFIIRQALIIGITACAFLLGYHIGAIAAMVASAGAVWIAMTGQMAVLNRKLADHIEPGPKAYDVGGWLAVSLPILLVESFYLLLSYTDVLVLQQFRPSDEVGVYFAVVKTLALVSFIHYAMSATTAHRFAEYNASGDKARLSAYVTHAINWTFWPSLAATIVLLAFGKPLLWLFGPQFTVGYDIMFVAAIGLVVRSAIGPVERLLNMLGQQKICALAYALAFVMNVVLCIALVPRYGGHGAAAATSISLSFETVLLFWIVRRRLGLHVLAFGKSTN
- a CDS encoding protein-disulfide reductase DsbD domain-containing protein → MLTRVPRRAAIGVATILLASSLALAARADDASPWQRDGHSAVRLLAGSRSGAVLLGGIAFQIQPGWKTYWRTPGDSGVPPRFDFSKSDNVEAVTIMWPAPQKFDDGAGGHSIGYHDQVVLPLRIVAKAADKPVTLRAEINYAVCEKLCIPVEANAELGFNSVASTEDANLRAALDTVPKPATIGDPNPLTIRDVKRDGPKNVVVDVVAPENSKVNLYVEGPTPEWSLPIPDPVERGPPGVKRFSFELDGLPPGAKPEGAALKFTLVGPEKSYEFNTSLD
- a CDS encoding YqgE/AlgH family protein, with protein sequence MAPTGKRTGESTRGASLAPPSSADYLDGRLLIAMPVMGDERFERSVIYLCAHSAEGAMGIIVNHPAGSIDFPELLQQLGIVKKGEHIRLPENAESMKVLRGGPVDTGRGFVLHSSDFYIENATLRIDDGVCLTATVDILRAIANGSGPKHAILALGYAGWAPGQLETEIQSNGWLHCDADADLIFGDDVDEKYGRALRKIGIDPGMLSNEAGHA
- a CDS encoding TauD/TfdA dioxygenase family protein; amino-acid sequence: MTIAIRQLQKHFVGEVSGLDLRKPLAPDEAREIDAAMDKYAVLVFHDQDITDEQQMAFALNFGQREDARGGTVTKAQDYRLQTGLNDVSNLGKDGRPLAKDSRTHLFNLGNCLWHSDSSFRPIPAKFSLLSARVVNPKGGNTEFADMRAAYDALDDETKAEIDDLVCEHSLMYSRGSLGFTEYTDEEKQMFKPVLQRLVRTHPVHRRKSLYLSSHAGKIVGMSVPEGRLLLRDLNEHATQPEFVYIHKWKLHDLVMWDNRQTMHRVRRYDQSQPRDMRRATVAGTEPTVQQQAAE